The following coding sequences are from one Lolium rigidum isolate FL_2022 chromosome 6, APGP_CSIRO_Lrig_0.1, whole genome shotgun sequence window:
- the LOC124663927 gene encoding cell division cycle protein 48 homolog: protein MSAAPSKKAANRLVVEEATDDDNSMCKLHPATMESLSIFTGDVVLLKGKRRRSTLCIAIADDTCEEHKMKINKVVRSNLRVRVADVVSVHQCHDARHGTRVHVLPVDDTVEGITGSLFESYLKPYFMDAYRPVRKGDLFLVRGGMRSVEFKVMDIDQGEDLEYCIVAADTEIFCEGEPVKREDEERLDDVGYDDVGGMRKQMTQIRELVELPLRHPQLFKSIGVKPPKGILLYGPPGSGKTLIARAVANETGAFFFCINGPEIMSKMAGESESNLRKAFDEAEKNAPSIIFIDEIDSIAPNREKTHGEVERRIVSQLLTLMDGMKARAHVIVMGATNRPNSIDPALRRFGRFDREIDIGVPDEVGRLEVLRIHTKNMKLDVDVNLEVVAKDTHGYVGADLAALCTEAALQCIREKMGVIDLEDDTIDAEILNSMAVTNDHLKTALVGTNPSALRETVVEVPNVSWNDIGGLDGVKRELQETVQYPVEHPEKFEKFGMSPSKGVLFYGPPGCGKTLLAKAIANECQANFISIKGPELLTMWFGESEANVREIFDKARQSAPCILFFDELDSIAMQRGRSVGDAGGAADRVLNQLLTEMDGMNAKKTVFIIGATNRPDIIDSALLRPGRLDQLIYIPLPDEASRHQIFKACLRKSPVAKDVDLGALARFTAGFSGADITEICQRACKYAIREDIEKDMERQRLGKDSMEVDCVQEAEEVAEIKAAHFEESMKYARRSVSDGDIRKYQAFAQTLQQSRGFGTEFRFPAQPQAAEAATNTLAAADEDDLYN, encoded by the coding sequence ATGTCGGCCGCGCCGTCGAAGAAGGCCGCGAACCGGCTGGTGGTTGAGGAGGCGACCGACGACGACAACTCCATGTGCAAGCTCCACCCGGCCACCATGGAGAGCCTCTCGATATTCACTGGCGACGTCGTGCTGCTCAAGGGCAAGCGCCGCCGCAGCACGCTCTGCATCGCCATCGCCGACGACACATGCGAGGAGcacaagatgaagatcaacaaggtGGTCCGCTCCAACCTGCGCGTCCGCGTCGCCGACGTCGTGTCCGTGCACCAGTGCCACGACGCCAGGCACGGGACGCGCGTGCACGTCCTGCCGGTGGACGACACCGTCGAGGGCATCACCGGCAGCCTCTTCGAATCGTACCTCAAGCCCTACTTCATGGACGCCTACCGGCCCGTCCGCAAGGGCGACCTCTTCCTCGTGCGCGGCGGCATGCGGAGCGTCGAGTTCAAGGTCATGGACATCGATCAGGGCGAGGACCTCGAGTACTGCATTGTGGCTGCCGACACGGAGATCTTCTGTGAGGGAGAGCCCGTGAAGAGGGAGGACGAGGAGAGGCTCGATGACGTCGGCTACGATGACGTGGGTGGTATGCGCAAGCAGATGACGCAGATAAGGGAGTTGGTCGAGCTGCCGCTCAGGCACCCGCAGCTCTTCAAGTCCATCGGCGTCAAGCCTCCCAAGGGCATCCTTCTCTACGGCCCTCCCGGCTCCGGCAAGACCCTCATCGCCCGCGCCGTGGCCAACGAGACCGGGGCCTTCTTCTTCTGCATCAACGGCCCGGAGATCATGTCCAAGATGGCCGGAGAGAGCGAGAGCAACCTCAGGAAGGCATTCGACGAGGCGGAGAAGAACGCGCCCTCCATCATCTTCATTGACGAGATCGACTCCATCGCTCCCAACAGGGAGAAGACCCACGGCGAGGTCGAGAGGCGTATCGTCTCCCAGCTGCTCACCTTGATGGACGGCATGAAGGCCCGCGCGCACGTCATCGTTATGGGCGCCACGAACCGCCCGAACAGCATCGACCCTGCCCTCCGGCGCTTTGGTAGGTTCGATCGCGAGATCGACATTGGCGTACCGGATGAGGTCGGCCGCCTCGAGGTCCTCCGCATCCACACCAAGAATATGAAGCTGGATGTTGACGTCAACTTGGAGGTGGTTGCCAAGGATACGCACGGCTACGTCGGTGCCGACTTGGCCGCGCTCTGCACCGAGGCGGCACTGCAATGCATCAGGGAGAAGATGGGCGTGATCGACCTAGAGGACGACACCATCGACGCGGAGATCTTGAACTCCATGGCCGTCACCAATGACCACCTTAAAACGGCTCTCGTCGGCACGAATCCATCTGCACTTCGGGAGACCGTCGTCGAGGTGCCCAACGTCAGCTGGAACGACATCGGCGGCCTCGACGGCGTCAAGAGGGAGCTCCAAGAGACCGTCCAGTACCCAGTGGAACATCCGGAGAAGTTTGAGAAGTTCGGCATGTCGCCTTCCAAGGGTGTCCTCTTCTACGGGCCACCGGGGTGCGGCAAAACCTTGCTGGCCAAGGCGATCGCTAATGAATGCCAGGCCAacttcatcagcatcaagggACCTGAGCTGCTCACGATGTGGTTTGGCGAGAGCGAGGCCAACGTTCGTGAGATCTTTGACAAGGCGCGCCAGTCTGCACCGTGCATCCTGTTCTTCGACGAGCTCGATTCCATCGCGATGCAAAGGGGCCGGAGCGTGGGCgacgccggcggcgcggcggacaggGTTCTGAACCAGCTGCTGACCGAAATGGACGGCATGAACGCCAAGAAGACGGTGTTCATCATTGGCGCCACCAACCGGCCTGACATCATCGACTCGGCGCTGCTCCGGCCCGGCCGCCTGGACCAGCTCATCTACATCCCCTTGCCCGACGAGGCCTCAAGGCACCAGATCTTCAAGGCCTGTCTCAGGAAGTCTCCCGTGGCCAAGGACGTCGACCTCGGTGCGCTCGCGAGGTTCACGGCAGGGTTCAGTGGCGCCGACATCACAGAGATCTGCCAGAGGGCGTGCAAGTATGCGATCAGGGAAGACATCGAAAAGGACATGGAGAGGCAGAGGCTGGGGAAAGATAGCATGGAGGTAGACTGTgtgcaggaagcagaggaggtgGCTGAGATCAAGGCAGCTCACTTTGAGGAGTCAATGAAGTATGCAAGGAGGAGCGTGAGCGACGGCGACATCAGGAAGTACCAGGCCTTTGCTCAGACGCTCCAGCAGTCCAGAGGGTTCGGCACGGAGTTCCGCTTCCCGGCGCAGCCACAGGCGGCAGAAGCTGCTACCAACACCTTGGCGGCAGCTGATGAAGACGATCTGTACAATTGA